One Lysinibacillus sp. OF-1 DNA segment encodes these proteins:
- a CDS encoding helix-turn-helix transcriptional regulator: MKKSERLNDMIRYLNGREFFNLTDLMTTYSISKSTALRDVHSLEQLGMPIFAEHGRHGRYGILKNRLLSPIIFTLDEVYALYFAMLTLESYQSTPFHLSVNQLNEKFESCLSKHQVEQMHQMKKVLQFEANQHHHISLFLDKILMSILHEYSCQFQYQKNNEPKDYHVQFFKISAKFGQWYVTGIEVDTKKVKVFRCDKITSIEVIDSSMHFSLDALINRSLEMDQPKKRIAFEVEISAQAKDIFYKEHYPSMTLEMDDKTVIKGFYNPGEETFIGNYFMRYGQHIISVKPKALQQIIQDQVENLLHHYQKLTSH; this comes from the coding sequence ATGAAAAAATCAGAACGACTTAATGATATGATCAGATACTTAAATGGTCGGGAATTTTTTAATTTAACAGATTTAATGACTACCTACAGCATTTCTAAAAGTACAGCGCTACGTGATGTTCATTCTTTAGAGCAATTAGGCATGCCGATTTTTGCCGAGCATGGAAGACATGGACGGTATGGCATCTTAAAAAACAGGCTATTGTCCCCTATTATTTTTACATTGGATGAGGTGTATGCTTTGTACTTTGCTATGCTCACATTAGAATCTTACCAATCAACACCTTTTCATCTAAGTGTTAATCAATTAAATGAAAAATTTGAAAGCTGTCTGTCTAAACATCAAGTAGAACAGATGCATCAAATGAAAAAAGTCCTGCAATTTGAAGCTAACCAGCATCATCATATTAGTCTTTTTTTAGATAAGATTTTAATGAGTATTCTTCATGAATATAGCTGTCAATTTCAATATCAAAAAAATAATGAGCCAAAAGATTACCATGTTCAATTTTTCAAAATATCTGCTAAATTTGGGCAATGGTATGTAACTGGCATAGAAGTGGATACGAAGAAAGTGAAGGTTTTCAGATGTGATAAAATAACGTCCATTGAAGTAATAGATAGTAGCATGCACTTTTCTCTAGACGCACTAATCAATCGGTCATTAGAAATGGATCAACCAAAGAAACGTATTGCATTTGAGGTAGAAATTTCAGCACAGGCAAAGGATATTTTTTATAAAGAACATTACCCTTCTATGACACTAGAAATGGATGATAAAACTGTAATTAAGGGCTTTTACAACCCAGGAGAAGAAACATTTATCGGCAATTATTTTATGAGGTATGGTCAGCATATTATCTCCGTGAAGCCCAAAGCATTACAACAAATAATCCAAGACCAAGTAGAGAATCTCCTTCATCACTATCAAAAATTAACCTCACATTAG